The following are from one region of the Bacillus methanolicus MGA3 genome:
- a CDS encoding copper resistance protein CopC translates to MGSFRKLGLWAFIIFLVIALFPVITYAHAYIVKSSPMENQTLSKPPSVVSIQFNEFIQPDFYSLSVMDASGKRVDLKNAHINKQNHAILEAGIKKNLPNGTYSMQWKIISSDGHPVQGVIPFRIGHAGKEANALQGKISSYLPKVDILINRWLLYMSIALYLGVIFFHLFIYRAEHQESSKVQSKSKKIIWLSLLGIAISLLLNLPLQTSINADVTWSQAFTLSLLKETLNHTSFGLIWVVQMMIFGILVITTYFAIKRGSLSSMKAWGASLIFIMGLLITKSLTSHASGHQHEIIPVALDFLHLLAASVWIGILSAIAIILPRSHPETENGHQSRLLYWRVIQRFSPWAIGAVIIIFATGMYGSFMYVPTFYSLIHTSYGRVLLGKIILFFFMFLLGAYHFNQGKKRVRQKLGWTLRLELAIGVIVILMAAILTNLPPATASPGPFDQTKRVADNGYHVSLHISPNIEGINVFKVKLKDKRGRAPTNIEQVTLTFSSTKQAGESTVIVPNAAPGVFQTEGMHLNMAGYWNVRVHVLTKSLDSFDTDFPVVVGSQ, encoded by the coding sequence TTGGGGAGTTTTAGAAAGTTAGGATTATGGGCATTCATTATTTTTTTAGTGATCGCACTTTTTCCTGTTATTACATATGCCCATGCTTATATTGTTAAATCTTCGCCAATGGAAAATCAGACATTATCTAAACCGCCATCTGTCGTTAGCATTCAGTTTAATGAGTTTATCCAACCTGATTTTTATTCACTTTCTGTGATGGATGCTTCGGGTAAACGCGTTGATTTGAAAAATGCCCATATAAATAAACAGAACCATGCGATCCTGGAGGCAGGAATAAAAAAGAACTTGCCGAATGGGACGTATTCTATGCAATGGAAAATCATATCCTCAGATGGTCATCCGGTACAAGGAGTTATTCCTTTTCGTATTGGGCATGCTGGAAAAGAAGCTAATGCTTTACAAGGGAAAATATCCAGCTATTTGCCTAAAGTTGATATTTTGATCAATCGTTGGTTGCTGTATATGAGCATTGCGTTATATTTAGGAGTGATATTTTTTCACCTTTTTATTTATCGAGCAGAACATCAAGAGTCTTCCAAGGTTCAATCGAAAAGCAAAAAAATCATTTGGCTGTCATTGCTTGGAATTGCTATCAGTCTGTTGCTAAATCTGCCTTTACAAACATCGATTAATGCAGATGTAACATGGTCACAGGCATTTACCCTTTCATTGTTGAAAGAAACGTTGAATCATACTTCTTTCGGACTTATATGGGTTGTACAGATGATGATTTTTGGAATTCTTGTCATCACAACTTATTTCGCTATAAAGCGGGGAAGCTTGTCTTCCATGAAAGCTTGGGGAGCATCACTCATTTTCATAATGGGATTGCTCATTACGAAATCTTTAACAAGTCATGCTTCAGGTCATCAGCACGAGATAATACCCGTTGCATTGGACTTTCTTCATTTGTTAGCAGCTTCTGTGTGGATAGGGATTTTATCAGCGATTGCTATCATTTTACCAAGAAGTCACCCGGAAACGGAAAATGGGCATCAAAGCAGGTTGCTCTATTGGAGAGTCATTCAACGTTTTTCGCCTTGGGCAATTGGTGCTGTGATCATCATTTTTGCTACGGGAATGTACGGAAGTTTCATGTATGTCCCGACGTTTTACTCCCTCATCCATACGTCATACGGACGAGTTTTGTTAGGAAAGATCATTTTATTTTTCTTCATGTTTCTATTAGGTGCTTATCATTTTAACCAAGGAAAAAAACGCGTAAGACAAAAATTAGGATGGACGTTAAGGCTTGAACTCGCGATTGGTGTGATAGTTATATTGATGGCAGCCATACTCACAAATCTGCCGCCAGCAACAGCTTCGCCTGGACCGTTCGATCAAACGAAACGTGTAGCGGATAATGGGTATCATGTTTCCTTGCATATTAGCCCTAATATAGAAGGAATAAACGTTTTTAAAGTCAAGTTAAAAGATAAGAGGGGACGAGCACCAACGAATATTGAACAAGTGACCCTCACCTTTTCCTCTACCAAGCAGGCAGGAGAAAGTACCGTGATCGTTCCGAACGCAGCACCTGGAGTATTCCAAACGGAAGGAATGCACTTGAATATGGCAGGGTATTGGAATGTTCGTGTACATGTATTAACCAAGTCTTTGGACAGTTTTGATACCGATTTTCCTGTGGTAGTAGGAAGTCAATAA
- a CDS encoding IMEF encapsulin system ferritin-like cargo protein yields the protein MKEELSIFYRIFTTTKDAIEKFMNMLDPVIQNAKDDHERLYYHHIYEEEEQRLSRLVELIPLISKFEKEKDEKIFSPAKNEFNRLLQELNLEKYGLHNFVEHLDLALFQFTDEERSSLLKQMRDVSYQDYQQVKEMLNKINERFDHDYVDPHAHHDEHHDHLAPPGYSLIIKQSNKKKGFTVGSLI from the coding sequence TTGAAAGAAGAACTAAGCATCTTTTATCGAATTTTTACAACGACCAAGGATGCAATTGAAAAATTTATGAATATGCTCGACCCTGTTATTCAAAATGCCAAGGATGATCATGAACGTCTATATTATCACCACATTTACGAAGAGGAAGAACAACGGTTATCGCGTTTAGTAGAACTTATTCCGCTTATTAGTAAATTTGAAAAAGAAAAAGATGAAAAAATATTTTCCCCGGCCAAGAATGAGTTTAATCGTCTTTTACAAGAATTAAATCTTGAAAAATACGGATTGCATAATTTTGTAGAGCACTTGGATTTAGCACTCTTTCAATTTACAGATGAGGAACGGAGCTCTCTTTTAAAGCAAATGAGGGATGTTTCCTATCAGGATTATCAACAAGTAAAAGAAATGTTAAATAAGATAAATGAACGATTTGACCATGACTATGTCGATCCGCATGCACATCATGATGAACATCACGACCACTTAGCTCCACCTGGTTATTCACTAATCATAAAACAATCTAATAAGAAAAAAGGGTTTACTGTTGGGAGTTTAATATAG
- a CDS encoding family 1 encapsulin nanocompartment shell protein, whose translation MGKTQLFPDSPLTDQDFSQLDQTVIDTARRQLIGRRFIELYGPLGRGIQSIFNDVFIENYEAKMDFQGSFDTDIETSKRVNYTIPLLYKDFVLYWRDLEQAKVLDIPIDFSAAANAARDVAILEDQMIFYGSKEFDIPGLMNVKGRSTHLIGNWYESGNAFQDVVEARNKLLEMKHNGPFALVLSPELYSLLHRVHKDTNVLEIEHVRELVTDGVFQTPVLKGKTGVLVNTGRNNLDLAVSEDFDTAYLGEEGMNHPFRVYETVVLRIKRPSAICTLEDGGE comes from the coding sequence ATGGGCAAGACTCAACTATTTCCAGATTCACCATTAACAGATCAAGATTTCTCACAATTAGATCAAACAGTCATTGACACTGCACGTAGACAATTGATTGGACGCCGTTTTATCGAATTGTACGGTCCGCTTGGAAGAGGAATACAGAGTATTTTTAATGACGTATTTATTGAAAACTATGAAGCAAAAATGGATTTTCAAGGATCATTTGATACAGACATCGAGACTAGTAAACGGGTAAATTACACAATCCCATTACTTTACAAAGATTTCGTTCTATATTGGCGTGATTTAGAACAGGCAAAAGTTTTAGATATCCCTATTGATTTTTCCGCAGCAGCAAACGCTGCCCGTGATGTGGCAATATTAGAGGACCAGATGATTTTTTACGGATCAAAGGAATTTGATATTCCCGGTTTAATGAATGTAAAAGGCCGATCAACACACTTGATAGGAAATTGGTACGAATCAGGAAACGCTTTTCAAGATGTAGTGGAAGCAAGAAACAAATTACTTGAGATGAAACATAATGGGCCGTTTGCTCTTGTTTTATCACCAGAGTTATATTCATTGTTGCACCGTGTACATAAAGATACGAACGTTTTAGAAATTGAGCATGTTCGTGAGCTTGTTACAGATGGGGTGTTCCAAACCCCGGTTCTAAAAGGAAAAACGGGAGTCCTCGTCAATACAGGGCGAAATAATCTGGATCTTGCTGTTTCAGAGGATTTTGATACAGCATATTTGGGAGAAGAAGGAATGAACCATCCTTTCCGTGTGTATGAAACGGTTGTTTTACGGATTAAACGCCCTTCTGCCATATGTACATTAGAAGACGGGGGAGAGTAA
- a CDS encoding 2Fe-2S iron-sulfur cluster-binding protein has translation MNKRAFTVGSLFPRNITINKDSRFKQECQHLNEIILLQNQMRFEIEPTKGNLLDVALDQGQALQYKCRKGTCGVCTVKVINGVSSLSLPNEKE, from the coding sequence ATGAATAAAAGAGCATTTACTGTTGGCTCCCTTTTTCCAAGAAATATTACTATTAATAAAGATTCAAGATTTAAACAAGAATGTCAGCACCTTAATGAAATCATTTTGCTTCAAAACCAAATGAGATTTGAAATCGAACCAACGAAAGGAAATTTATTAGATGTTGCTTTAGATCAAGGGCAAGCCCTGCAATATAAATGCCGAAAGGGAACTTGTGGAGTGTGCACAGTAAAAGTGATAAACGGAGTATCCAGCTTGTCCCTTCCAAACGAAAAAGAATAA